One Paracoccus liaowanqingii genomic region harbors:
- a CDS encoding tripartite tricarboxylate transporter substrate binding protein — protein sequence MKTTVLLALTTAAAGVMATGALAQTAWPERTINVIIGASPGGDTDFNARTMARYFEEITGTGMVITNMPGGGATIATSAVREADPDGYTMLFGHTGHLIVTEVSGLADYGIDEFEICCIPAIDQGAVFVASAASELTSVADVTAREPGSVTFGTEFGGYSHLQGLIFQEGTGAEMTIVDTGSASEKIASLLGGRIDLAGIAYGAVQDYVEAGQMVVLGQPNEERNPLLGDVPTFAEQDVDFIMNNPYIIAFPDGTDPEIVAKMGEVMAQIAEVPEYAEDLEQGFKQPVAFLPQDEAMTRLNEIRDAYMPYREALQAAR from the coding sequence ATGAAAACCACTGTTCTTTTGGCACTCACGACTGCGGCGGCAGGCGTCATGGCAACTGGCGCCTTGGCGCAGACGGCATGGCCCGAGCGCACCATTAACGTCATCATCGGTGCTAGCCCCGGCGGCGATACCGATTTCAACGCCCGCACCATGGCGCGGTATTTCGAGGAGATCACCGGCACCGGTATGGTCATCACCAACATGCCCGGCGGCGGCGCGACCATCGCGACGTCAGCCGTGCGCGAGGCCGATCCCGATGGCTATACCATGCTGTTCGGCCATACCGGCCACCTGATCGTGACCGAGGTCTCGGGCCTTGCCGATTACGGCATCGACGAATTCGAGATCTGCTGCATCCCCGCCATCGACCAAGGCGCCGTCTTCGTGGCCAGCGCCGCGTCGGAACTGACCTCGGTCGCCGACGTCACGGCGCGCGAGCCAGGCAGCGTGACCTTCGGCACCGAATTCGGCGGCTATTCGCATCTGCAGGGCCTGATCTTTCAGGAAGGCACAGGGGCGGAGATGACCATCGTCGACACGGGCTCGGCCTCCGAAAAGATCGCCTCGCTGCTGGGCGGTCGCATCGATCTGGCGGGCATCGCCTATGGTGCGGTGCAGGATTATGTCGAGGCGGGCCAGATGGTCGTGCTGGGCCAGCCCAACGAAGAGCGCAATCCGCTGCTGGGCGATGTCCCGACCTTCGCCGAACAGGACGTCGATTTCATCATGAACAATCCGTATATCATCGCCTTCCCCGATGGCACCGATCCGGAGATCGTCGCCAAGATGGGTGAAGTGATGGCCCAGATTGCCGAAGTTCCGGAATATGCGGAGGATCTGGAGCAGGGCTTCAAGCAGCCCGTGGCCTTCCTGCCCCAGGACGAGGCGATGACCCGCCTGAACGAGATCCGCGACGCCTACATGCCCTATCGCGAGGCGCTGCAGGCCGCACGCTGA
- a CDS encoding GntR family transcriptional regulator produces MQARRRTRADLVHDHLRHMIVTQDLQPGQPLIEKDLCETFGVSRTPLREAILRLAEHGLITVAPQHGTFVAQISPRDVRLAHFLRENLEVPVIRRLTLQPRRDLDAVRAILLDQKILAARDDRAGFILLDDLFHEALFDACGLAELWGVIHAKKGHLDRVRFLQGSLRGGVTAPLAQHEAIVEAVAAGDADRAASLLRAHVAGSLEFMERQLRERPELFRPGPDGQPDLER; encoded by the coding sequence ATGCAGGCACGGCGACGCACGCGGGCGGATCTGGTCCATGACCACCTGCGCCACATGATCGTGACGCAAGATCTCCAGCCTGGCCAACCGCTGATCGAGAAGGATCTGTGCGAGACCTTCGGCGTCAGCCGGACGCCCTTGCGGGAGGCGATCCTGCGGCTGGCCGAACATGGCTTGATCACGGTGGCGCCCCAGCATGGCACCTTCGTCGCTCAGATCTCGCCGCGCGACGTGCGTCTGGCGCATTTCCTGCGCGAGAACCTCGAGGTCCCGGTAATCCGGCGCCTGACGCTGCAGCCCCGGCGCGATCTGGACGCGGTGCGCGCCATCCTGCTGGACCAGAAGATCCTGGCCGCGCGTGACGACCGGGCGGGGTTCATCCTGTTGGACGACCTCTTCCACGAGGCGCTGTTCGACGCCTGCGGCCTGGCCGAACTGTGGGGGGTGATCCATGCCAAGAAAGGGCATCTGGACCGGGTTCGCTTTCTTCAGGGCAGCTTGCGCGGCGGAGTGACTGCCCCCCTGGCGCAGCACGAGGCCATCGTCGAAGCAGTGGCCGCGGGCGATGCTGATCGCGCGGCCTCGCTGCTGCGCGCACATGTCGCGGGGTCGCTGGAGTTCATGGAACGCCAGCTGCGAGAACGGCCCGAGCTGTTCCGCCCCGGCCCCGACGGGCAGCCGGATCTTGAGCGATGA
- a CDS encoding GntR family transcriptional regulator, with protein sequence MNVQPGPGIIEDLRARILSLDLAPGAALSRADLSARYGISSTPLRDALLRLQDEGLVQIHPQARTSVSRIDLDLARQTHFLRSAVEVEIAAQLAARPPAGLADELWQLIDLQAVEAAEDRLKAFGTLDQALHDALFRHAGLMQVQRMIRRESIHIDRLRALHLMQPEKARQILSDHRSIAQAIGQGDPAGAAQAMRQHLSQSILFGERLTAQDPQYFTSAAR encoded by the coding sequence ATGAATGTTCAGCCCGGCCCGGGGATCATCGAGGATCTGCGCGCCCGCATCCTGTCGCTTGACCTTGCCCCCGGCGCGGCCTTGTCGCGGGCGGACCTGTCGGCGCGCTATGGCATCAGCTCCACGCCCTTGCGCGACGCCCTGCTGCGGCTCCAGGACGAGGGGCTGGTCCAGATCCACCCTCAGGCTCGCACCTCGGTCAGCCGGATTGATCTGGATCTGGCGCGGCAGACGCACTTCCTGCGCAGCGCCGTTGAGGTCGAGATCGCTGCGCAACTGGCGGCAAGGCCGCCGGCGGGACTGGCCGACGAACTGTGGCAGCTGATCGACTTGCAAGCCGTCGAGGCGGCGGAGGACCGGCTGAAGGCGTTCGGCACACTGGATCAGGCCCTCCACGACGCGCTCTTCCGCCACGCCGGGCTGATGCAGGTGCAGCGGATGATCCGGCGCGAGAGCATCCATATAGACCGCCTTCGCGCGCTGCACCTTATGCAACCGGAGAAAGCGCGCCAAATTCTGTCCGATCACCGCAGTATCGCTCAGGCAATTGGCCAAGGAGACCCGGCAGGAGCAGCCCAAGCGATGCGCCAACATCTTTCGCAGTCTATTCTCTTCGGTGAACGTTTGACCGCTCAGGATCCGCAATACTTCACGTCCGCCGCGCGGTAG
- a CDS encoding transposase — protein MGPVSAAVLIAEMPELGGMTAGEAAAMLGLAPMPHDSGTMGVKRKIAGGRRTLRHVLFQATIAAASHNLILKPLAKRFKKRGKRHKMVIIAVARRLVTIANTILKTATPWRTNLIGSAQVPASGAFPVGTLVVIFRSPAASQDRAPMYAVDAAAYGRLPNSASARFQARA, from the coding sequence ATTGGTCCGGTTTCGGCGGCCGTGTTGATCGCTGAAATGCCGGAACTCGGCGGGATGACCGCAGGAGAGGCTGCAGCCATGTTAGGTCTTGCTCCCATGCCGCATGACAGTGGCACAATGGGCGTCAAGCGTAAGATCGCCGGAGGACGGCGAACTCTGCGGCATGTTCTCTTCCAAGCCACAATCGCCGCCGCGTCTCACAACCTCATCCTCAAGCCACTGGCGAAGCGCTTCAAAAAGCGCGGAAAGCGCCACAAGATGGTCATCATTGCAGTCGCGCGAAGGCTGGTAACAATCGCGAACACGATTCTCAAAACAGCCACTCCATGGCGAACTAACCTAATTGGGTCAGCACAGGTGCCTGCGAGTGGGGCCTTCCCGGTGGGAACCCTCGTTGTCATCTTCCGATCACCGGCGGCATCCCAAGACCGTGCACCGATGTATGCTGTTGACGCTGCGGCTTACGGGCGTTTGCCGAACTCGGCATCGGCGCGCTTCCAGGCTAGAGCTTGA
- a CDS encoding L-talarate/galactarate dehydratase, which produces MTSHLANLSAASQTSQGDRIAWIRLSAIHLPLKTPISDAKVLNGRQKPLTEVACLFAEMETVDGHSGIGFSYSKRAGGPGQLEHAKEIAPVLLGEDPNDISRLWTKLAWAGASVGRSGLAVQAIAAFDIALWDMKAKRAGLPLSKLLGAHRESVQCYNTSGGFLSSPLEEVLDNVERSIEQGIGGIKIKVGQPDMAEDLRRVAAVNDRIGGRASLMVDANQQWDRPAAMRACRQLEAFNLVWIEEPLDAYDSEGHAALAAALDTPIATGEMLASVAEHIDLIQKNAVDFIQPDAPRVGGITQFLRICALAEQKKLKLAPHFAMEIHLHLAAAYELEPWVEHFDWLDPLFNERLENRDGRMIVPNRRGLGFTLSDQALAWKRADAEFGKRP; this is translated from the coding sequence ATGACCAGTCACCTTGCCAACCTCTCGGCCGCATCGCAGACATCGCAGGGCGATAGGATCGCCTGGATCCGCCTTTCGGCGATCCATCTGCCGCTGAAAACGCCGATCAGCGATGCCAAGGTACTGAATGGTCGGCAGAAGCCGCTGACCGAAGTCGCCTGCCTCTTTGCTGAAATGGAGACGGTGGACGGGCATTCCGGCATCGGCTTTAGCTATTCCAAGCGGGCTGGCGGGCCGGGGCAGCTCGAACATGCAAAGGAGATCGCGCCGGTGCTGCTGGGGGAAGACCCCAACGACATCTCTAGGCTGTGGACCAAGCTGGCTTGGGCCGGTGCCTCGGTGGGGCGCAGCGGGCTGGCGGTGCAGGCGATTGCGGCCTTCGACATCGCGCTGTGGGACATGAAGGCCAAGCGGGCCGGGCTTCCGCTGTCCAAGCTGTTGGGCGCGCATCGCGAATCCGTCCAGTGCTATAACACCTCAGGTGGGTTCCTGTCCTCGCCGCTGGAAGAGGTGCTGGACAATGTAGAGCGGTCCATCGAGCAGGGGATCGGCGGCATCAAGATCAAGGTCGGCCAGCCCGACATGGCCGAAGACCTGCGGCGCGTAGCGGCGGTGAACGACCGGATCGGCGGGCGGGCGTCGCTGATGGTCGACGCCAACCAGCAATGGGACCGCCCGGCCGCAATGCGGGCCTGCCGCCAGTTGGAGGCCTTCAACCTTGTATGGATCGAAGAGCCGCTGGACGCCTATGACAGCGAAGGCCATGCCGCGCTGGCCGCAGCGCTTGACACGCCGATTGCCACTGGTGAGATGCTGGCCAGCGTCGCCGAGCATATCGACCTGATCCAGAAGAACGCGGTCGATTTCATCCAGCCCGATGCGCCGCGCGTCGGCGGTATCACCCAGTTTCTGCGGATCTGCGCGCTGGCCGAGCAGAAGAAGCTGAAGCTCGCCCCGCATTTCGCCATGGAGATCCACCTGCATCTGGCCGCCGCTTATGAGCTCGAACCTTGGGTAGAGCATTTCGACTGGCTGGACCCGCTGTTTAATGAGCGGCTCGAGAACCGGGACGGCCGGATGATCGTGCCTAACCGTCGCGGGCTCGGCTTCACCCTGTCGGATCAAGCTCTAGCCTGGAAGCGCGCCGATGCCGAGTTCGGCAAACGCCCGTAA
- a CDS encoding LysR family transcriptional regulator, giving the protein MIELLQVRYFVILAEELNFSRAALRLNISQPPLSRHIQQLEQQLDVRLFERTSRRVTLTPAGLAFLVEAKRLLAQTDAAVIATRRAARVVLGKLTVGFVGAATYEVLPQLVHITRTELPGVELELIQLETAEQNEALRAGRIDLALSRPLESGAMIDCIRIAHEPMMLAIPQDHPLSIRRRPPAETLEGEPFIMFAPAARYLHDMLTGLLQKAGIAPRVVLQMTHSQAILSLVSTGIGLAMVPACARNASFDNIVFRPLARPLACHADMFASWSRDNDNPVLRRTREMLRPC; this is encoded by the coding sequence ATGATCGAACTCCTGCAAGTCCGCTACTTCGTGATTCTGGCCGAGGAGCTGAACTTCAGCCGTGCGGCTCTGCGGCTAAACATCTCGCAACCACCACTCAGCCGGCATATCCAGCAGCTGGAGCAGCAGTTGGACGTCCGCCTGTTCGAACGCACCAGCCGCCGGGTGACCCTGACACCTGCCGGTCTGGCCTTCCTGGTGGAAGCGAAGCGCCTTCTGGCTCAGACCGATGCCGCGGTCATCGCCACGCGGAGGGCGGCGCGGGTCGTGCTGGGCAAGCTGACCGTGGGCTTCGTCGGGGCGGCAACTTACGAAGTCTTGCCGCAGCTGGTGCACATAACCCGGACAGAGCTGCCCGGGGTGGAGCTGGAGTTGATCCAGTTGGAGACTGCAGAGCAGAACGAGGCCCTGCGCGCCGGGCGCATCGACCTTGCCCTCTCACGCCCGTTGGAGAGCGGGGCGATGATCGACTGCATCCGCATCGCACATGAGCCGATGATGCTGGCGATCCCGCAAGACCACCCCCTTTCGATCCGTCGCCGCCCGCCCGCCGAGACGCTGGAGGGTGAGCCCTTCATTATGTTCGCCCCGGCCGCTCGCTATCTGCACGACATGCTGACCGGGCTTTTGCAGAAGGCCGGCATTGCCCCGCGGGTAGTGCTGCAGATGACCCATTCGCAGGCCATTCTCTCGCTGGTCAGCACCGGGATCGGACTGGCCATGGTGCCAGCGTGCGCGCGCAATGCCAGCTTCGACAACATCGTGTTCCGTCCCCTGGCGCGTCCTCTCGCCTGCCATGCCGATATGTTTGCCAGCTGGTCACGCGATAATGACAACCCCGTCCTGCGCCGGACACGCGAGATGCTGCGGCCCTGCTGA
- a CDS encoding Ldh family oxidoreductase — MARIEHGALVVFAQELLAQGGMEADKAAATATVLVEGDMIGHDTHGVGLLPWYLDELAEGRMARAGTYDVVTDRGASFVWNGNSLPGAWLLTGALDLACARAREFGVVTGVIGNAHHTCALSAFMRRVTERGLIVQMNVSNPAASRVAPYGGTKPVLTPNPIAAGFPTSADPVLIDVSCSITTTTMTQSLAARGERFPEAWALTAAGEPTDDPREVTDRGGSMMPLGGALKGHKGYGLGLMVELLGQGLSGRGRANTPPGPLAQSAYLQVIDPEAFAGLDAFTAQSDHLAEACRSSPLAAGNSGPVRVPGDAAAAKRRRALAEGVPVSDALWQRLAGLAHAAGLPLPAAA, encoded by the coding sequence ATGGCCCGGATCGAGCATGGCGCGCTGGTTGTCTTTGCGCAAGAGTTGCTTGCGCAGGGGGGGATGGAGGCGGACAAGGCCGCAGCCACCGCCACCGTGCTCGTGGAAGGAGATATGATCGGGCATGACACCCATGGTGTCGGCCTGCTGCCCTGGTATCTCGACGAGCTGGCCGAGGGCCGAATGGCCCGGGCTGGCACCTATGACGTGGTCACCGATCGCGGCGCCAGTTTCGTGTGGAACGGCAACAGCCTGCCCGGAGCCTGGCTGCTGACCGGGGCGCTGGATCTAGCCTGCGCGCGGGCGCGGGAGTTCGGTGTGGTGACGGGTGTGATCGGCAATGCCCATCACACCTGCGCGTTGTCGGCCTTCATGCGGCGGGTGACTGAGCGTGGGCTGATCGTGCAGATGAATGTGTCGAACCCCGCCGCCTCCCGCGTTGCGCCCTATGGCGGGACAAAGCCGGTGCTGACGCCGAACCCGATTGCGGCGGGCTTCCCGACTTCGGCTGATCCGGTGCTGATTGACGTCTCCTGCTCGATCACCACCACCACCATGACTCAGAGCCTCGCCGCGCGCGGCGAGCGCTTCCCCGAGGCCTGGGCGCTGACCGCCGCGGGCGAGCCAACCGACGATCCGCGCGAAGTGACCGATCGGGGCGGATCGATGATGCCGCTCGGCGGGGCTCTCAAGGGCCACAAGGGCTATGGGCTGGGGCTGATGGTGGAACTGCTGGGGCAGGGGCTGTCGGGCCGCGGCCGGGCAAATACGCCGCCGGGGCCGTTAGCGCAAAGCGCCTATCTACAAGTCATTGACCCTGAGGCCTTTGCAGGACTTGATGCTTTTACCGCGCAATCTGACCATCTGGCGGAGGCTTGCCGCAGCAGCCCGCTTGCAGCGGGCAATAGCGGGCCGGTGCGGGTGCCGGGGGATGCAGCGGCGGCGAAGCGAAGGCGCGCACTGGCCGAGGGCGTGCCGGTTTCGGATGCCCTGTGGCAGCGGCTGGCAGGGCTAGCCCATGCCGCAGGGCTCCCGTTACCGGCCGCCGCCTGA
- a CDS encoding 5-dehydro-4-deoxyglucarate dehydratase: MIAPDALREIIRHGLLSFPVTPFDGEDNFAPTPFAAHLEWLSSFPVAGLIVAGGTGELFSLTPAEVVQVVRTARSVSGSAPVIAGCGYGTRIACDMAREIEAAGGDGILLLPHYLTEAPQEGVANRIRAVCRATNMGVIVYNRGQARVSAETLAQLADECPNLVGFKDGTGDIDMVRRVTVMLGDRLSYIGGMPTHELFAQAYKGAGMPTYSSAVFNFVPETALAFHGALMKGDDATCEQLLREFYYPFAAIRDRRAGYAVSAVKAGVALRGFTTGPVRAPLTDLTGEEVEMMQDLIAGRS; encoded by the coding sequence ATGATCGCCCCAGATGCACTGCGCGAGATCATCCGCCACGGCCTTCTGTCCTTCCCCGTCACCCCGTTCGACGGCGAGGATAATTTCGCCCCCACGCCCTTTGCAGCGCATCTGGAATGGCTGTCCAGCTTTCCTGTCGCGGGGCTGATCGTGGCGGGCGGCACCGGCGAGCTGTTTTCGCTGACCCCCGCCGAAGTGGTCCAGGTGGTGCGCACCGCGCGCTCCGTCTCGGGCAGCGCGCCGGTGATTGCCGGCTGCGGCTATGGCACCAGGATCGCCTGCGACATGGCGCGTGAGATCGAGGCGGCGGGCGGCGATGGCATCTTGCTGCTGCCCCATTATCTGACCGAGGCCCCGCAGGAGGGCGTGGCGAACCGCATCCGCGCAGTGTGCCGGGCCACAAACATGGGCGTCATCGTCTACAATCGTGGGCAGGCCCGGGTCTCAGCCGAAACGCTTGCGCAGTTGGCGGACGAGTGCCCTAACCTCGTCGGCTTTAAGGACGGCACCGGTGATATCGACATGGTGCGCCGGGTGACCGTGATGCTGGGGGACCGGCTGTCCTATATCGGGGGGATGCCGACGCATGAGCTGTTTGCGCAGGCTTACAAGGGTGCGGGAATGCCGACCTATTCCTCAGCCGTGTTTAACTTCGTGCCCGAGACCGCGCTGGCGTTTCACGGTGCGCTGATGAAGGGCGACGATGCGACATGTGAGCAGCTGCTGCGCGAGTTCTACTATCCCTTTGCCGCCATCCGCGACCGCCGGGCCGGCTATGCCGTGTCGGCGGTCAAGGCCGGCGTCGCGCTGCGCGGTTTTACCACCGGTCCGGTGCGCGCCCCGCTGACCGACCTGACCGGCGAAGAGGTCGAGATGATGCAGGACCTGATCGCCGGGCGCAGCTGA
- a CDS encoding aldehyde dehydrogenase (NADP(+)), which translates to MTQDFTPHGKHLIAGKWVAGAATFRSEPASGPVHDFAVGTPDLVDQACKAAAAAFTAYAAMTRAERAAFLNAIADEIEARAAAITQIGTQETGLPEARLNGERGRTTGQLRLFAEHILKGDYLDRRYDTAQPDRTPPRPELRMMQRPIGPVAVFGASNFPLAFSTAGGDTAAALAAGCPVVVKGHSAHPGTGEIVAEAVLAAIETCNMPMGVFSLIQGGKRDVGTSLVQHPQIRAVGFTGSLGGGRALFDLCAQRPEPIPFFGELGSVNPMFILPEAASARGAAIGAGWAGSLTMGAGQFCTNPGIAVVEVGPTGDAFVKAAAEALDKVAPQVMLTDSIAKAYLGGKARFDTRNAVKPVLVTESEGRTAAPNLYETDAASYLQDHALGEEVFGPLGLVVRVSGADEMETLAKGFEGQLTATLHMEDADIDLARRLLPVLEQKAGRVLVNGFPTGVEVADSMVHGGPYPASTNFGATSVGTLSIRRFMRPVCFQNLPEALLPEDLRG; encoded by the coding sequence ATGACACAGGACTTCACCCCCCATGGCAAGCACCTGATCGCTGGCAAGTGGGTTGCCGGCGCGGCGACCTTCCGGTCGGAGCCCGCTTCCGGCCCGGTGCATGACTTCGCTGTCGGCACGCCGGATTTGGTCGATCAGGCCTGCAAGGCCGCTGCTGCGGCCTTCACAGCCTATGCGGCCATGACACGCGCTGAACGGGCGGCGTTCCTCAACGCCATCGCTGATGAAATCGAGGCTCGGGCTGCTGCCATCACCCAGATCGGCACACAGGAGACCGGCCTGCCCGAAGCCCGCCTGAACGGTGAGCGGGGCCGCACCACCGGACAGCTGCGCCTTTTCGCCGAGCATATTCTCAAGGGTGACTACCTCGATCGCCGTTATGACACGGCGCAGCCGGACCGCACCCCGCCGCGGCCGGAATTACGGATGATGCAGCGGCCCATCGGCCCGGTCGCCGTTTTCGGCGCCTCGAACTTCCCGCTCGCCTTTTCCACCGCCGGGGGCGACACCGCCGCGGCGCTGGCGGCCGGCTGCCCGGTGGTCGTGAAGGGCCATTCGGCGCATCCCGGCACCGGCGAGATCGTGGCCGAAGCCGTACTGGCGGCCATCGAGACCTGCAACATGCCTATGGGCGTCTTCAGCCTTATCCAGGGCGGCAAGCGCGACGTCGGCACCTCGCTTGTGCAGCATCCGCAGATCCGCGCCGTCGGCTTCACCGGCAGCCTGGGCGGCGGGCGCGCGCTCTTCGACCTCTGCGCGCAGCGGCCTGAGCCGATCCCGTTCTTCGGCGAGCTTGGCAGCGTCAACCCGATGTTCATCCTTCCCGAGGCAGCATCGGCGCGCGGTGCCGCCATCGGAGCTGGCTGGGCCGGATCGCTGACCATGGGTGCGGGCCAGTTCTGCACCAACCCCGGTATCGCGGTCGTGGAGGTGGGCCCAACCGGGGACGCTTTTGTCAAGGCCGCCGCCGAAGCACTGGACAAGGTCGCGCCCCAGGTGATGCTGACCGACAGCATCGCCAAGGCCTACTTGGGCGGCAAGGCGCGCTTCGATACTCGCAACGCCGTGAAGCCGGTGCTGGTGACCGAGAGCGAGGGCCGCACCGCCGCACCGAACCTTTATGAGACCGACGCCGCCAGCTACTTGCAGGACCATGCTCTGGGCGAGGAAGTCTTTGGCCCCCTTGGCCTCGTCGTCCGCGTTAGCGGCGCCGATGAGATGGAGACGCTGGCCAAAGGCTTTGAAGGCCAGCTGACCGCTACGCTTCACATGGAGGACGCTGACATCGACCTCGCCCGCCGCCTGCTGCCGGTGCTGGAGCAGAAAGCCGGCCGGGTGCTGGTGAACGGTTTCCCAACCGGCGTCGAAGTGGCCGACTCGATGGTCCACGGTGGCCCGTACCCTGCCAGCACGAACTTCGGTGCCACCAGCGTCGGCACCCTCTCCATCCGCCGCTTCATGCGCCCGGTGTGCTTCCAGAACCTTCCCGAGGCCCTGCTGCCGGAAGACCTGCGCGGCTGA
- a CDS encoding GntR family transcriptional regulator, translating into MNSSLAATFGLADTGHSPQGGSTVQRVYDSLRQQIITLQLPPGTTLSRTDLTDTYDVSQTPIREALQRLKQDGLVQIYPQSKTVVTRIDVPQIYEAHFLRVALETEVVRRLAEDCEAATLTRARSIIRMQEAVAEDPGQVAIFQELDELFHQTLFAGLGRSGLHQLVRERSGHLERVRRLHLPEAGKILTILSGHRRIIDAIVAKDPEAAIVAIRDHLSRTVARVEELRREIPDYFA; encoded by the coding sequence ATGAACAGCTCGCTCGCCGCCACATTCGGTCTGGCCGATACCGGCCATTCACCACAGGGCGGCAGCACGGTGCAGCGGGTCTATGACAGCCTACGCCAGCAGATCATCACGCTGCAGTTGCCGCCCGGGACTACCCTGTCGCGCACCGATCTGACCGACACCTACGATGTCAGCCAGACCCCGATCCGCGAGGCTTTGCAGCGGCTCAAGCAAGACGGGCTGGTACAGATCTACCCGCAGTCCAAGACCGTCGTCACCCGCATCGACGTGCCACAAATCTACGAGGCGCATTTCCTGCGCGTCGCTTTGGAAACCGAGGTGGTGCGTCGGCTAGCTGAGGATTGCGAGGCCGCTACCCTCACCCGCGCCCGGTCGATCATCCGCATGCAGGAGGCGGTGGCCGAAGATCCTGGCCAAGTGGCGATTTTTCAGGAACTGGACGAGCTGTTCCACCAGACCCTGTTCGCCGGGCTCGGCCGCTCTGGGCTACACCAGCTGGTGCGCGAGCGCTCGGGGCATCTTGAAAGGGTGCGGCGGCTGCATCTGCCCGAGGCCGGCAAGATCCTGACCATCCTCTCCGGCCACCGCCGGATCATCGACGCCATCGTCGCCAAGGACCCCGAGGCCGCCATTGTCGCGATCCGCGACCATCTGAGCCGCACCGTCGCCCGGGTGGAAGAGTTGCGCCGGGAAATTCCCGACTACTTCGCCTAA
- a CDS encoding 2-hydroxyacid dehydrogenase encodes MKPDVLIAYPVRPRQMAQLEEAYTLHRLDLAEDKAAMLAEVGPRCKAMVCNGHVTVDETFLAQLPNLKIAASSSVGYDTMDVPAMTRAGVRLTNTPDVLTDDVADTALMLLLAARRRLVQGDRHVRTGEWGRSGPIPLTQSTAGKTVGIVGLGRIGSAIAKRCAALGLVVGYYGRSEKPDTGYRYFADVVALAEWCDILVAATSGGAGTRAIVSAAALEALGREGSFINIARGSVVDEPALIAALKEGRLGSAGLDVFENEPNPDPAFRELDTVVLYPHHASGTEETRDKMAQLVVDNLAAFFAGRALLTPVN; translated from the coding sequence ATGAAACCCGATGTCCTTATTGCCTACCCGGTCCGTCCTCGCCAGATGGCGCAGTTGGAAGAAGCTTATACCCTGCACCGGCTTGACCTTGCCGAGGACAAGGCGGCAATGCTGGCCGAGGTCGGCCCGCGCTGCAAGGCGATGGTCTGCAACGGCCATGTGACGGTGGACGAGACGTTTCTGGCGCAGCTGCCGAACCTGAAGATCGCGGCCTCCTCCTCGGTTGGCTACGACACGATGGATGTGCCGGCGATGACCCGCGCCGGGGTGCGGCTGACCAATACGCCCGATGTGCTGACCGATGATGTGGCCGATACCGCGCTGATGCTGCTTTTGGCGGCGCGGCGCCGGCTGGTGCAGGGCGACCGACACGTGCGCACGGGGGAGTGGGGCCGCAGCGGCCCGATCCCGCTGACGCAGAGCACGGCTGGCAAGACTGTGGGTATTGTCGGGCTGGGGCGGATCGGCAGTGCGATCGCTAAGCGCTGCGCGGCGCTAGGGCTGGTGGTCGGCTATTATGGGCGTAGCGAGAAGCCGGACACAGGGTATCGCTACTTCGCGGATGTGGTGGCGCTGGCAGAGTGGTGCGACATTCTGGTGGCAGCGACCTCGGGCGGGGCAGGGACCCGCGCCATCGTGTCCGCCGCGGCGCTGGAGGCCTTGGGGCGCGAAGGCAGCTTTATCAATATCGCCCGCGGGTCAGTGGTGGATGAACCGGCGCTGATTGCGGCGCTGAAGGAGGGGCGGCTTGGAAGCGCCGGGCTCGACGTGTTCGAGAACGAACCGAACCCGGACCCGGCGTTCCGCGAGCTCGACACTGTCGTGCTATACCCCCACCACGCCAGCGGTACCGAGGAGACGCGGGACAAGATGGCGCAGCTAGTGGTGGACAATTTGGCCGCGTTCTTCGCCGGGCGCGCGCTGCTGACGCCAGTCAACTAA